One part of the Tunicatimonas pelagia genome encodes these proteins:
- a CDS encoding nuclear transport factor 2 family protein, whose amino-acid sequence MTIEQQHQQIIQGFYIAFQQLDAEKMVAYYCDDIQFEDPAFGQLHGEQARNMWRMLIERGHGSLKINFYNVQGTTTGGNATWEGNYLFGKNKRSIHNVIQAEFVINDGKIVEHTDQFNFWKWATMALGTPGKLLGFTPFVQNKVRKNARAALEKYTAT is encoded by the coding sequence ATGACTATTGAACAGCAGCATCAGCAAATCATTCAGGGGTTTTATATTGCTTTCCAACAATTAGATGCTGAGAAGATGGTGGCTTACTATTGTGATGACATTCAGTTTGAAGACCCTGCATTTGGTCAATTACACGGTGAACAAGCTAGAAACATGTGGCGGATGCTCATTGAACGAGGGCACGGTAGTTTGAAGATCAACTTCTACAATGTGCAGGGAACCACTACAGGTGGTAATGCTACCTGGGAAGGTAATTACCTTTTTGGTAAAAATAAACGCTCTATACACAATGTCATTCAGGCTGAGTTTGTAATTAACGACGGTAAGATCGTAGAGCACACCGATCAGTTTAACTTTTGGAAATGGGCGACAATGGCACTGGGTACTCCTGGAAAGCTCTTGGGCTTTACCCCGTTTGTTCAGAATAAAGTTAGAAAAAATGCTCGGGCAGCACTGGAGAAATATACCGCAACCTAA
- a CDS encoding DUF5060 domain-containing protein → MKKWHKVTLIFEGPETSELADENPFLNYRLDVTFTNGSQTYVVPGFYATDGNAAESSAEAGNKWMARFTPDQTGEWTYTVSFKKGKEVAVQDDIAAAASAGFADDTTGSFTIADSDKLLPDNRIQGRLNYVGERYLKYAETEEYFIKLGVDAPENLLAYEDIDATPNVFDLRKNWAPHQQDVDEAASQFSWQQGKGKNLLGAINYLASEYLNVFSFLTFNVDGDDRNVYPYLLKVSEEKYEEYANDKKNKEAWATLFHRTRLDVSKLEQWERIFDYAERKGMFLHFKTHETETDHLMDDGTFGTEGKLYYRELIARFGHHLAMNWNLGEENNQPIEEVKKVADYISQLDPYQHHRVVHTYPKQDNRYQELVGDQSALTGASLQLSDRDFRDVHPRVLKWRAKSDSTGKIWALAVDEPGNAKFALLPDNEDPTHDLARSNALWGTLMASGYGVEWYFGYNSPNSDLTCEDFRSRDMFWDQNRFARQFFEDHLPFWKMKPADELTSDTTSYCLALENEIYAVYLPTAQQSPSINLGDSGGKFSVMWYNPRQGGDLQTGSIPKVTASNDTGIGYPLTDREADWVALIKVKE, encoded by the coding sequence TTGAAGAAGTGGCACAAAGTAACCCTCATCTTTGAAGGACCGGAAACCAGCGAGTTGGCCGATGAAAACCCATTTCTGAACTACCGTCTGGATGTAACTTTTACGAATGGCAGCCAAACTTACGTAGTACCTGGCTTCTATGCTACCGATGGTAACGCCGCCGAAAGCAGTGCCGAAGCCGGAAACAAATGGATGGCTAGGTTCACCCCTGACCAAACTGGCGAATGGACGTATACAGTTTCGTTTAAAAAAGGAAAAGAAGTTGCAGTTCAAGACGATATTGCCGCAGCTGCCAGCGCTGGGTTTGCCGATGATACTACCGGAAGTTTCACCATTGCTGATTCTGACAAATTGTTACCAGACAACCGGATCCAAGGCCGACTGAATTACGTAGGTGAGCGCTACCTGAAATACGCTGAAACCGAAGAATACTTTATCAAACTAGGGGTAGACGCCCCCGAAAACCTCTTGGCTTACGAAGATATTGACGCTACGCCTAATGTATTTGACTTGAGAAAAAATTGGGCACCTCATCAACAGGACGTTGACGAAGCAGCCTCCCAATTTAGTTGGCAGCAGGGCAAAGGCAAAAACCTACTGGGAGCAATTAACTACTTAGCTTCGGAGTACCTGAATGTCTTTTCCTTCCTCACCTTCAATGTAGATGGCGACGACCGTAACGTATATCCTTATCTCCTGAAAGTATCGGAAGAGAAATATGAGGAGTACGCCAACGATAAAAAGAACAAAGAGGCCTGGGCTACTCTGTTTCACCGAACTCGGCTGGATGTTTCTAAGCTGGAGCAGTGGGAGCGCATATTTGACTACGCCGAGCGAAAAGGTATGTTCCTCCACTTCAAGACCCATGAAACCGAAACCGACCATTTGATGGATGATGGAACTTTTGGGACAGAAGGTAAACTATACTACCGCGAACTTATTGCTCGCTTCGGGCATCATCTGGCTATGAACTGGAATTTGGGTGAAGAAAACAATCAACCTATTGAAGAAGTAAAAAAAGTGGCTGATTATATCAGTCAGCTTGATCCGTATCAGCATCATCGGGTTGTCCATACCTATCCTAAGCAAGATAATCGCTATCAAGAGCTAGTTGGTGATCAGTCCGCACTTACCGGGGCATCGCTGCAATTGAGTGATAGAGATTTTCGCGACGTACACCCCCGCGTACTCAAGTGGCGCGCCAAGTCTGATTCTACCGGAAAAATATGGGCATTGGCCGTTGACGAACCCGGTAATGCTAAATTTGCCTTATTACCCGATAACGAAGACCCTACTCATGACTTAGCCCGGAGCAACGCTTTGTGGGGCACACTGATGGCCAGCGGCTACGGAGTAGAGTGGTACTTTGGTTACAATAGTCCTAATTCCGATCTTACCTGTGAAGACTTCCGCAGCCGGGATATGTTCTGGGATCAGAACCGCTTTGCCCGGCAATTTTTTGAAGACCACTTACCATTCTGGAAGATGAAGCCCGCCGACGAACTTACTTCAGATACTACCTCCTATTGCTTAGCTTTGGAAAATGAAATTTACGCCGTGTACTTACCAACAGCTCAGCAATCCCCATCAATCAACCTAGGCGACTCAGGAGGGAAATTCTCTGTAATGTGGTATAATCCCCGACAGGGTGGCGATCTGCAAACCGGAAGTATACCAAAAGTAACCGCAAGTAATGATACTGGCATAGGCTACCCACTTACTGATAGAGAGGCGGATTGGGTAGCCCTGATAAAGGTCAAGGAGTAA